Part of the Anomalospiza imberbis isolate Cuckoo-Finch-1a 21T00152 chromosome 29, ASM3175350v1, whole genome shotgun sequence genome, TGCCTACCCACACTGCCTGCTGAAATAGTTTGTGTGGGCATCTCTGCTCTTGGACCTCCATTCACTGGGGGCCAATCCTCGCTGCCATTGTTTTCTTTATGTTAAGCTGTTTCTGTGCCTTCTCTCACCACAGGTGGTGTGGAAGACAACGTGAAAGTGAAATTTAGGTTAGGAGATTACATTACACCGTTAGAATGTTTCTCCTAACAATCTTACCCTTAGATTGTCAGTTAGGTTGGGGccaaaagtgagaaaataattttttaacctTGGAAGAAGTAGCAAAAACCTTTAACCTTAGCAATTGTTAGGTCTGCAGAGGGCCAGGGGGATCTGAAAGCTGGCATTGGGTGGCCAGCCCAGTCAAGCCTAGATCGTGGGTAAGTACCCTGAGAGAGGTCCATAATGGAATAGGATTTTGGGATGAAGAAGGAAATCCATGGCAGCTTCATTTTTCTGAAAGAGGCATTTATTGTCTAAATAGAACAGGAAACATATATGTGGGAAAAAGTGTGACTGGACTTTATCTTTGGCTTCAGATTGTTGGACCCCCAACTGCTCCCCTTATCTTTACTCCAGATATCAAGGCAGATGGATTCAGACACATGTTAAGCTCACTAATGATAGCTTGGTAAGGTGACCCTTCCATAAATACCAAAAGGATTTTGAAGGCTGTAAAGCAGTAGGGAAGGATAAGTTTTTTGACCCCTTATTTTTAAGCTGCCCCCAAGATAATTCCACAAGCAGGACACGTGTTGTCCGTATCAGTGGAAGTGGCAACATTGGAACAGAACTTGAACCCTTTTTAATAGGTTCTGGTCCAGATCTAAGAAAACAGATCTGGGATGTAACTGCAGGTGGTAACCTCACATAGGAGCTTGGAAATGCAAATACTGTGATTCTTATGACAGGGCAACTATTGATGGGGGACCACTAGGCCCAGGAAGCAAGCTGTATTTTGACCTACCCATTGATGATGAAAATTGGAAAGGTCCCATTGCTGACAGGACTTGGGCTTTAAAGGGCATTACTGGATTTGTGGCCTATATGCTTACCCCAGGTTACCCCCTTACTGGTCAGGGATATGTTACATGGGGCATATTAGACTATCATTCTTTCTGCTACCACAAGGTCAGGGAAATCAATTAGGAATCAAGGTATATGATGATCTAATTAGAGAAAAGTGGTCAACTGATCTGTCCCTGGTTGGAGGGAGCATCCAAAAGTGGGGTGAAGATGAATGGCCACGTGAACAAATTATACAACACTATGGACCAGCGACATGGAATCCTAATGAATTAATATCAGGTGCCAGAGAACccatttataatttaaattggATAATTAGGTTACAAGCTGTCTTTGAAGTAATAATGAACCAGACATGTGCATTGATTGACCTCCTTGTTGACAATCTACTCAGATGAGAAATGCAATATTACAACATCGGATGGTATTAGACTATTTATTAGCAGAAGAAGGGGGAGTATGTGGCAAATTAAATGACTCAAAATGCTGCTTGCAAATAGATGACAATGGAAAGGTGGtaaaacaaataacaaaagGAATAAGAAAGTTAGCTCATGTACCAGTCCAAACATGgaaaggatgggaatgggacatGTTTTCATGGTTACCTGGTGGGCTATGAGTtaaacaaatgcttttttttctcttatgtGCTGTAACAACTCTAATCTTTTTACCATGCATGATCCCTTACTTAGTGCAACTTATTCAACATGTGATCAAAGGGATGCAGGTAATAATAGCCATGCCTACTGATCCAGAGATGGCTGCAAAAGGGCAGAAATTGATCTCTTTGCAAATaattgcaaaacaaaaaagaccAAGGAACAGAAAATTAAGTCAATGATAATTAAAGTTTGTAAAGacaattattaaaaataaaagaggaggGATTGAGAGGAATAGTGgatttgtctttacaaacaagTTGTGGGTCTGCTGGTAAATAAAACTAgaagataaaagaaacaatgagAATGATTCCACTGATTGATGaatggaaaaagatatttgcttttacaaataaactTTAGGTTTGCTAGACattgaaagatgaaagaaacaatgggaacgaaaaacccctaaattccataagaattaaaaattaaaagggggGGTTATACATTAAAGGGAAATCTCTGGTATCAGGTGTATCGGGAAGTCTGTACCTCTCAAGTACCTCAGCCaatggagaaagagagaagggaaatgcgGACAGGAAATTAGGATAAAAAGGAGGCTGCGTCCTCCTAAAAATTTGAGAGACCCCAGGGGaatgccccatggcctctccctttattcGAATAAAGTAaaaaggactcctctgtctcctttttggacataaacctctggTGTTTGTGGATTCATTTTCCTAACAACTCCTTCCTCACTGCATTACACATCCACCACGGACCTGGGCCGGCTGCTTGTCGCGCCCAGACATACCTGCTGCTCTTCTCCGGAGCTTTCCTGACGGGAGCCCGGCCCAGCgcggcgccgctcccgccgccagCGGGCGATGGGGCAGCGCAGGACGCGCGTCGTGCGCAGGCGCGGAGTCTCTGCGTGTGCGCGGGCCTAGACTCCAGTTCCCAGGGGGCATAGGGACTCCCTGAGGCGCGCTTCGTGCGCGCCATTTCCGCCGCGCTGGCGCTGACTCGTCTTTGCGGCGTTGGCGGCGGGAGAGGCGGTGAGGGGCGGGCGGCCCGGGGCGGCTCGAGGCCGTGTCCTCGGGCCTCGGCACGGGTCTGTAGGAGAGGCTCGGTCGTGGGCTCTGAGGGGCCAGGAAGGCGCGGCCGGTTTCTGGCGCTGGAGCCTCAGAGTCGGGGTCTTCCGCGGGCAGCTCGAGGCCGTGTCCTCGGGCCTCGGCACGGGTCTGTAGGAGAGGCTCGGTCGTGGGCTCTGAGGGGCCAGGAAGGAGCGGCCGGTTTCTGGCGCTGGAGCCTCAGAGTCGGGGTCTTCCGCGGGCAGCGGTGGCAGAAACCGGGCGGTTCCCTGTTGAGAGGTGTCCCTGAGCCCCTCCGGGCCCCTGGGTGggtgggcaggagcagcctgggctgcatgcgctgctgtgtggctgcagcagggcaggactgGGGGCAAGGAAGGGGCTTCTGGCACCCCCGCTGGGACGGGCTGGGCAGGCGGGTCGGTGCCAAGCCCGGGAGGTTCAGCGGGGCCAAGGGCAGGTGCTGCACCTGCATTGCAGCATCCCGAAACACAAACAGGCTGGGGAAGAatggatggagagcagccctgagaagGATCTGGGGGATGGGTTGACAAGAAGCTCAGCGTGCTTTGGCAACGTGTACTGGGGGTCCAGCAAGCCAACACTGTCCTGGGCTCATCCCCAACAGCGTGGGCAGCGTGTGAAGGGGaaattctgcccctctgctctgctgagagccttccctgcagagctgcctccagctctggggtccccagcacagggaggacaaggagctgctggagtgagtccagggGAGGCCACGGAGATgatccaggggctgcagcccctctgctctggagatgggctgggagagctgggggtgttgaACCAGCAGAAGTaaaagctccagggagacctcagagccccttccagggcctaaagagGCTCCAAGAGAGATGGAAAGGGAttttggacaagggcctggagtaACAAAACAAGgcttggcactgccagggggcagagttagatgggattttgggaagaaactGGCtcctgtgagggtgatgagtcactggcacaggttgtccagagaaactgtggctgccccatccctggaagcgtcaaaggccaggttggacggggcttggagcgacttggtctagtggaaggtgtccttgcccatgacAGGGGTGCAATTGGATGGTCTTTACAGTCCTGTCCAACTCCAGCCACCCTGTGACTGTGGAGGGTAGAGACCCGGATATTGAAGCAgtttttgcatttaaaagcCCCATCAAGTGGGGCTGGTCACATCTGTAGTGTTCCTGTTGTCTCCTTGTCCTCTCAACAGGGTGGCTTCAAAGGCACTGTGTTTGGGTAAGCCACTGGAGGGAGTTGGTGGTTCCTCAGTGGCTGGAAATAGGGAAGAATAAATGTTGGAAGTGAGGAGCTGTGCTTTCTGAGAAGAACTAATTCTGTTGTGAAAGACAGTGCTGGAAAGTTGCCAGGCTTTGCAAAGGCAATTAACCATTAGTTGCTAAAACTGATGAAACTGTTAATTACCAAAGCTTTTGCTCTGGAAGTTACTAGAAGAGGCTTAGTGATCTGAAAGCTTTGCCTGTTACTGAGATGTGCAGGGCCAGAGGATGGACTCGATTATCCTtatgggtccctttcaactcaggatGTTCCGTGATTCTGTAAAGGGCAGTGATACTGGCCAGGACTTTGAAAGGGGAGAAAACCATGAACTTTTCTTCCATGGCTGCAGATTTGGGACACTGCTGTGCCAATTCTTACATCCTCACAGGCAAGTGTTCAGAGATTTCAAACGATCAGTGACATTCCATTTCCTTGTGTTTCTAGATGAAGCTCCCACTTCTTGCCGTGTTTGCCCTGGTGTCTGTGGCTCACTGCGAGGACGGCGCCAGGCTCCTGGCCTCCAAATCCCTGTTAAACAGATACGCAGTGGAGGGCAAGGACTTGACTTTGCAGTACAACATCTACAATGTTGGCTCCAGGTAAGCCCTGTCCAGGCTTCAGTACTGACCACGAGCAGATGTTCTCTGTGTGGCTGCAGGGTACAAGGCAATTTCTCAGCTCTGTGACATGTGATATCCCTCTAACTCTGAGCTTTCCAGCAGTGCCTGAAAAGCCTGAAATTTGCCTATTCCTTCCTCTTCCATTGTCCCTGCTTTCACCTCGTGACTGCTCAAGCTGTCAGTCCAGCATGGTATAGTTCCTGTGGTGTCCTGTGACACTCTGCTCCCCACGCATGCAGCTCACAAAGCTCTTGGCTTTGTGAAAATTCCTTTTGCTATCAGGACTTAACTAAGGACCTGACAAAGATAAAACAGACTTCCACCATGCTGGTAAAAAGCTTCATTCCAGAATGAAAAGCTGATTGAACAAAATACAGGACACTATTAAAGTGCTTtggcattttgtttttttaggtatttttttttaaagcagaataaTGCATACTGAGTGCAGTACTGCTAAGAGAAGAATATATGGTGCTGTAATGTTAGATTAATACAACATTAATGAGCTCCTGTAATTTTAGATGTGGGATTTGGTTATATTTTAGGCCAGCATGTATATCCATGGGATGGTATCTGAAGTTCAGCAAACGACCAAATTGTATTGTGGAAAAAAAGGTGGTTTTCCTGTCGTTGTGGTTGTttctctcagctttgccttccTCCCTCTGCAGTCTCCCTGTAAGATACCTCAGCTCTCCTCCCCATCTTCTACTGGTGACATTTCCTCTCTCAAAAATCAGTTCTTCCGTTTGGTCGAGATGGAACTGTCAGTGCACTTTGCTGCAGAGCCTGTGAGTAAATGACAAAGCTTAAGATTTCTGTCTCATCCCTCTCTTTGTTGTGTTTAGTGCTGCCCTAGATGTGGAGCTGTCGGATGATTCCTTCCCCCCAGAAGATTTTGGCATCGTCTCTGGCATGCTCAGTGTCAAGTGGGACAGGATTGCTCCGTATCTTTTAATGTTTTGAAATTTCTCCCAACTCTCTTTCTTGCCCCTGAGCATCCTGCAGCTTTGTCCTATCTTCATCTGCTGTCCCTGAAATTCCTTCCAGAGCCTGGACAGGGTGCCAAATCCAAACCCCTGCTCTTCTGGATGGTGCAGTGTAAAAATAAAGTTCCTTGCAGACAGGACCAGGTCCCAGGGTAGTTCCTTTGCCTGTGGAAGAGCAGCTGCGTCAGCCTCGGGTGGGTCTGGCTGTCTGTGAGCACGAGCACTCAAATCTGTCAGCAGCACTGACTTTTGCACCTGGCTCCTGGTTGCTCTTTCCCATCTCCTCACTTTTCTTCCTGGGATGAAATACAGCAGTGTTCCTTAACGTCCAGCTCCCAGAGCGAGCAACGTGTCCCACACCGTGGTTCTACGGCCTCTCAAGGCTGGGTACTTCAACTTCACCTCTGCCACCATCACGTACCTGGCTCAGGAGGGTGCCCAGGTGGTGGTAAGTGGCTGATTGATGGgatccctgcagacacacctgacCGCACTCCCAGAGCTGCGTGGTCGGGGATGATGCGTGTCCGTGTGCTCTCACCCTGCCCAGTTCTGGAGCGAGGAGGAAAGGTGGCAAAGCCTGTCTtttccctgccttttccaggtCGGCTTCACTAGTGCTCCCGGACAGGGAGGAATCCTGGCTCAGCGTGACTTCGACAGGAGGTTCTCCCCTCACTTTGTAAGTACCTTTCAATTGACAAGGGAGAAGTGCACcacggcagctgcagctcagtgtGGTGGCTTCCTGCTTGCATGTGGTGTGTGTGGCTTGCCCTGCAGTCACCTGGAGAGCTCCAGTGGGAGCTGGAGTTAATTCCTGTCAGTTCTCCAGAGGACGATCACAGAAGCAGCTGAgtttccatcccagctccctgtgtgAAGGAGCTGCACTGTGGCATTTGAGCCAGAAAATCTGAGGGTGGAATCTTAGAACctaggctggaagggacccacaaggattgtggagtccaactcctggccctgcagaggaCAACACCAGGAATCCCAACCATGCACCTGTCAGCCAGCTCAAACTCCTTGAGCTCTTGTCAAGCTCGGTGCTGTGACCACTATCCTGgggagcctcttccagtgcctaGGAGACCATCCTCTGAGAGAAAGAGCCTTTTCTTGATATCCAGCCTTAATATCGGCTGTCCTGATACAGCTGTGGGTGCTCCCTCGGGTCCTGTCATGGTCACCGAGGGCAGAGGTCAGcgcctgcccctctgcttccccgtgtgaggaagctgcagacagtgtgaggtctcccctcactCTCCTCCTCAGACCTCATT contains:
- the LOC137463565 gene encoding translocon-associated protein subunit beta isoform X2 codes for the protein MKLPLLAVFALVSVAHCEDGARLLASKSLLNRYAVEGKDLTLQYNIYNVGSSAALDVELSDDSFPPEDFGIVSGMLSVKWDRIAPASNVSHTVVLRPLKAGYFNFTSATITYLAQEGAQVVVGFTSAPGQGGILAQRDFDRRFSPHFLDWAAFGVMTLPSIGIPLLLWYSSKRKYDTPKSKKN
- the LOC137463565 gene encoding translocon-associated protein subunit beta isoform X1; its protein translation is MESSPEKDLGDGLTRSSACFGNVYWGSSKPTLSWAHPQQRGQRVKGKFCPSALLRAFPAELPPALGSPAQGGQGAAGMKLPLLAVFALVSVAHCEDGARLLASKSLLNRYAVEGKDLTLQYNIYNVGSSAALDVELSDDSFPPEDFGIVSGMLSVKWDRIAPASNVSHTVVLRPLKAGYFNFTSATITYLAQEGAQVVVGFTSAPGQGGILAQRDFDRRFSPHFLDWAAFGVMTLPSIGIPLLLWYSSKRKYDTPKSKKN